A stretch of Shewanella dokdonensis DNA encodes these proteins:
- a CDS encoding ligand-binding sensor domain-containing diguanylate cyclase, with translation MDQQRLLIGTYTAGVFVYEHGKTQLLADRNSGLISNEVRALLQDTDGSIWIGTAQGLAHWHDGKIDNLTTHDGLPGNFVVELLRCDDKMWIGTGTGIATYQNGKFSEMPIHQFDQAEYAFGFYPQPDKRLLWVATDRGLLRHRLDTDETTLIGRRNGLPFDKFFQLQIDGFGNIWMTSNRGILRFSEADANAVADGRIMTLASVLYGESDGMLSAQANGGSNPTMVESRDGTIWIATAMGVTSVRPQRLQLFAEHMPQVVVERITLDSEAVPLTDKLLVDAAVQRLEIQYAGLSFIMPTRLRYRTMLEGFDQEWRDKTGQNQVEYTNLAPGTYELYIQAANPGGGWSPSAKLTIVKQPFWWQTLPAKYMALASAILLIVGFTYWRTANLRRSEQYLLLQVASKTAELQRQAESLASANQEKSVLLDKLQQQTLALEVQAKQDSLTGLANRRAFDEHLLQEFTRAKRLEQPLTLAFIDIDHFKWINDKYSHSVGDKALIRLAKQLQLHCRAIDIAARWGGEEFSLLLPSTTTQQAVQICERLRIAVESMDCSDIATGLRLTVSIGLACSDDVAESWQQLNAADDALYRAKNNGRNRVESFV, from the coding sequence ATGGATCAGCAGCGGCTACTGATTGGCACTTATACCGCTGGGGTGTTTGTTTATGAACATGGCAAAACCCAATTGCTGGCAGACCGTAACTCGGGATTGATTTCCAATGAGGTACGGGCATTGTTGCAAGATACCGATGGCAGCATCTGGATAGGCACGGCGCAGGGGTTAGCACATTGGCATGACGGTAAGATTGACAATCTAACCACGCATGACGGTTTACCGGGTAACTTTGTGGTGGAGCTGTTGCGCTGTGATGACAAGATGTGGATTGGCACAGGTACCGGAATTGCCACATACCAAAACGGCAAGTTCAGCGAAATGCCAATCCATCAGTTCGATCAGGCTGAATACGCCTTTGGTTTCTACCCGCAACCGGATAAGCGACTGCTGTGGGTAGCCACAGACCGGGGGCTGTTGCGCCACCGGCTGGATACAGATGAAACTACGCTCATAGGTAGGCGCAATGGCTTGCCATTTGATAAATTTTTCCAGTTACAGATTGATGGCTTTGGCAATATCTGGATGACTAGCAACCGTGGCATTTTGCGTTTTAGTGAGGCCGATGCCAATGCCGTCGCCGATGGTCGCATCATGACGCTTGCGAGTGTGCTCTACGGGGAAAGTGATGGCATGCTCAGTGCGCAGGCCAATGGTGGTTCGAATCCCACCATGGTAGAGAGTCGCGATGGGACGATCTGGATAGCAACCGCCATGGGGGTAACTTCCGTAAGGCCACAAAGGTTGCAGTTGTTTGCCGAGCATATGCCACAGGTGGTGGTAGAGCGGATCACGTTGGATAGTGAAGCTGTGCCGCTGACCGACAAATTGCTGGTAGATGCCGCGGTGCAGCGTCTGGAAATTCAGTATGCTGGTCTCAGTTTTATTATGCCGACCCGACTGCGGTATCGCACTATGCTAGAGGGGTTTGACCAGGAATGGCGCGATAAAACCGGACAGAATCAGGTGGAGTATACCAACCTTGCGCCAGGTACCTACGAGCTGTATATCCAGGCTGCCAACCCTGGTGGCGGTTGGAGCCCATCCGCCAAACTGACCATAGTGAAACAGCCTTTCTGGTGGCAGACACTCCCGGCAAAATATATGGCGTTAGCGAGCGCCATCCTGTTGATTGTTGGCTTCACTTATTGGCGCACTGCAAATCTGCGGCGTTCAGAACAATATCTGTTGCTGCAAGTCGCCAGTAAAACCGCAGAACTGCAACGGCAGGCAGAAAGTCTGGCCAGTGCTAATCAAGAAAAGTCGGTATTACTTGATAAACTACAGCAGCAAACCTTGGCGTTGGAAGTGCAGGCCAAACAGGACTCACTGACGGGATTGGCTAACCGCCGTGCGTTTGATGAGCATCTGCTGCAAGAATTTACCCGGGCTAAACGGCTGGAGCAGCCATTAACACTGGCGTTCATTGATATTGACCATTTTAAATGGATCAATGATAAATATTCCCACAGTGTTGGTGACAAGGCGCTGATCCGTCTGGCAAAACAACTACAGTTGCATTGCCGAGCCATTGATATTGCGGCGCGCTGGGGCGGTGAGGAATTTTCCTTGTTACTGCCCTCAACCACCACTCAGCAAGCGGTGCAGATTTGTGAACGGTTACGTATTGCCGTAGAAAGCATGGATTGCAGCGACATTGCCACTGGATTGCGGCTGACCGTGAGCATCGGCCTTGCTTGTTCCGATGATGTTGCCGAATCTTGGCAGCAACTGAATGCGGCCGACGATGCGCTGTATCGCGCTAAAAATAATGGCCGTAATCGCGTTGAAAGTTTTGTTTAG
- a CDS encoding methyl-accepting chemotaxis protein: protein MFNDWSVKRKLGAGFGAVLLLTLLVGGIGLMVISQIEDQTAKQQHIITFNNHISQLSSDRLAYLKSFNNDTAEHIVQQIQAAKALVDNDLQQNNSSDSTQRLKAIVQQLQLYDDSFKQLKQSVEARVNATSQLEQLITHAITSSQQLTAALPTSDQEMQHRAARLDKSFYQARFLVMALLRGDDALDKLQRTAAAFDTAITQLQQLTLTATQQQQLADIESSFKQYVATASEVAGLLSALSKNSDALEQEEQTLVNAANQESTAQANLQGRITHSAYIYVTIATLAALFVGISATRVISRGISQPLQQVLNVAKQIGNGDLTHQSNIKRKDEMGQLMHAIDAMAQSLRQLITQVKESAVQLASSATELSAVTEQTSVGAQQQKQETEQVATAINEMTVTVAEVARNAEESATAVEQTDQQTAAANQELDNTITQMQLLSQKMQQSSQAMHHVVSSSEQIGTIMDVIKSIAEQTNLLALNAAIEAARAGESGRGFAVVADEVRNLAQRTHNSTSEIETLILGLQQGAHDAATQVDDSHESTQNVVQHVGIVGEALHTITSLTHHIRDMGQQIATAAEEQTCVAEEINHNIVKVRDAADQAATASAQTVASSSELARLGNELQQMVAGFRV from the coding sequence TAAAACGTAAACTCGGAGCGGGTTTTGGTGCGGTACTTTTATTAACTCTGCTGGTGGGCGGCATAGGTCTGATGGTAATCAGCCAAATTGAAGATCAGACTGCAAAACAACAGCATATAATCACCTTTAACAATCACATCAGCCAGCTGTCCAGTGACCGACTGGCTTATCTCAAAAGTTTCAATAACGATACTGCTGAGCATATCGTGCAGCAAATACAGGCCGCCAAGGCACTGGTAGACAATGACTTACAGCAAAATAACAGTAGTGACAGTACCCAGCGCCTCAAGGCCATCGTCCAGCAACTGCAACTATATGACGACTCTTTCAAGCAACTTAAACAATCGGTGGAGGCGCGAGTTAACGCAACAAGTCAACTGGAACAACTGATTACCCATGCCATCACCTCATCACAGCAGCTAACCGCAGCGCTTCCAACGAGTGACCAAGAGATGCAACATCGGGCGGCGCGGCTTGATAAAAGTTTTTATCAGGCACGCTTCTTGGTTATGGCGCTATTACGGGGCGATGATGCCTTGGATAAACTGCAACGCACCGCCGCTGCGTTTGACACCGCTATCACACAATTACAGCAGCTGACTTTAACCGCTACGCAACAGCAACAACTGGCCGATATCGAGAGCAGCTTCAAACAGTATGTGGCGACAGCCTCTGAGGTTGCCGGTTTGCTCAGTGCATTGAGCAAAAACAGTGATGCACTGGAACAGGAAGAACAAACACTGGTTAACGCCGCCAATCAGGAAAGCACGGCACAGGCCAACCTGCAAGGACGTATCACCCACTCTGCCTATATCTATGTCACCATCGCCACCCTAGCGGCGTTGTTTGTTGGTATCAGCGCAACACGGGTGATCAGCCGAGGCATTAGTCAGCCATTGCAGCAGGTATTAAATGTTGCCAAACAGATAGGTAATGGCGATCTAACCCATCAGAGCAATATCAAACGCAAAGACGAGATGGGTCAGTTGATGCATGCGATTGATGCGATGGCACAGAGCCTGCGACAGCTGATCACTCAGGTAAAAGAAAGCGCGGTACAACTAGCCTCATCCGCCACCGAATTATCGGCGGTCACCGAACAAACCAGTGTCGGTGCACAGCAGCAAAAACAGGAAACGGAGCAAGTAGCAACGGCAATCAATGAGATGACAGTAACGGTTGCCGAAGTCGCCCGCAACGCCGAAGAATCAGCTACGGCAGTGGAGCAAACGGATCAGCAAACGGCGGCGGCAAATCAGGAACTGGACAATACCATCACCCAAATGCAGCTGCTGAGCCAGAAAATGCAGCAATCATCACAGGCGATGCATCATGTGGTGAGCAGCAGCGAGCAGATTGGCACCATTATGGATGTGATCAAGAGTATTGCCGAACAAACCAACCTGCTGGCGCTGAATGCGGCCATTGAGGCCGCTAGAGCGGGAGAATCTGGTCGTGGTTTTGCCGTAGTGGCTGACGAAGTGCGTAATCTGGCACAACGCACCCATAACTCCACCTCAGAGATTGAAACGCTGATCTTAGGATTACAGCAAGGGGCACACGATGCGGCAACGCAAGTGGATGATAGCCACGAAAGTACCCAAAACGTTGTGCAACATGTTGGTATCGTCGGCGAAGCATTACATACCATCACCAGTCTGACGCACCATATCCGCGATATGGGACAACAGATAGCCACCGCCGCGGAAGAACAGACCTGTGTTGCAGAAGAGATCAACCACAATATCGTGAAGGTTCGTGATGCTGCCGATCAGGCCGCGACAGCTAGCGCTCAGACGGTAGCATCCAGTAGTGAACTGGCGCGTCTTGGCAATGAACTCCAACAAATGGTGGCTGGATTCAGAGTATAA
- a CDS encoding EamA family transporter: MALLWLITALWAFSFSLIGAYLSGQVDDYIAVTSRMLLALLIFLPFWRAVPWRQALVMMATGAIEIGMTYLFLYHSYHYLSVPELLLFTIFTPLYVSLFADLLAKRWPKRLWAPALLAVAGAAVIRWTELSDDYWKGFALIQAANACFAFGQVWYRHQSRNNPLPHRTRFSWFFLGAALITCSAMLALADWSKLPQTPLQQGVLLWLGVVTSGLGYLGWSYGSTKVNAQQLAVMNNMLIPAGIMVNVWFWNGHISDWPRLMLGCVCMALALWLCRQRQPQSAQ, translated from the coding sequence ATGGCGTTGCTGTGGCTGATCACTGCTCTCTGGGCTTTCTCATTCTCGCTGATAGGCGCTTATCTTTCCGGCCAAGTAGATGACTATATTGCAGTGACATCCCGTATGTTATTAGCTTTGTTGATTTTTTTACCTTTCTGGCGAGCCGTTCCTTGGCGTCAGGCGCTCGTCATGATGGCGACCGGAGCGATTGAAATCGGGATGACTTACCTGTTTCTGTACCACAGCTATCACTACTTGAGCGTACCGGAACTGCTGTTATTTACCATTTTTACACCGCTTTACGTGAGTTTGTTTGCCGACCTGTTAGCCAAACGCTGGCCTAAACGGCTGTGGGCCCCCGCGTTACTGGCGGTGGCGGGTGCCGCGGTGATCCGTTGGACAGAACTCAGTGACGATTACTGGAAAGGATTTGCGCTGATCCAGGCCGCGAATGCTTGTTTTGCCTTTGGTCAAGTGTGGTATCGCCATCAAAGCCGCAACAATCCACTGCCCCATCGCACTCGGTTTTCCTGGTTTTTTCTAGGGGCGGCTTTGATTACCTGTTCGGCGATGCTGGCATTAGCCGACTGGTCAAAACTACCACAAACACCGCTACAACAAGGCGTGTTGCTGTGGTTAGGCGTAGTCACATCCGGGCTGGGATATCTGGGGTGGAGCTATGGTTCAACCAAGGTCAACGCTCAGCAACTGGCGGTGATGAATAACATGTTGATCCCTGCCGGGATCATGGTAAATGTGTGGTTTTGGAACGGCCACATCAGTGACTGGCCGAGGTTAATGCTGGGATGTGTCTGCATGGCGCTAGCGCTATGGCTCTGTCGGCAGCGCCAGCCCCAAAGTGCGCAGTAA